Proteins encoded by one window of Arachis ipaensis cultivar K30076 chromosome B04, Araip1.1, whole genome shotgun sequence:
- the LOC107639718 gene encoding alpha-galactosidase 1, translating to MERRVGYEILVVVVLVTLLNLSLNCVPASANFGNVVDQHRRSLLANGLGTTPPMGWNSWNHFNCQINEKIIRETADALVSTGLSKLGYTFVNIDDCWAELNRDDKGNLVAKKSTFPSGIKALADYVHSKGLKLGIYSDAGYFTCSKKMPGSLGHEFQDAKTFASWGIDYLKYDNCNHDGSKPTVRYPVMTRALMNAGRPIFFSLCEWGDMHPALWGTRVGNSWRTTNDITDSWESMISRADMNEVYADLAKPGGWNDPDMLEVGNGGMTKDEYIVHFSLWAISKAPLLLGCDVRNMSKEIVEIITNKEVIAVNQDSLGVQAKKVRMEGDQEIWAGPLSGYKVAVVLLNRGPRRNAITANWDDIGIPQNSVVQARDLWEHKTLKKLFVNKLSATVDPHSCKMYVLKPVD from the exons ATGGAGAGAAGGGTTGGTTATGAGATCTTGGTGGTGGTGGTTTTGGTGACCCTTTTGAATCTCTCATTGAATTGTGTTCCTGCTTCAGCCAACTTTGGTAATGTGGTGGACCAACACAGAAGAAGCCTTCTTGCTAATGGCCTTGGAACAACTCCTCCTATGGG ATGGAACAGTTGGAATCACTTCAACTGTCAAATTAATGAAAAAATCATCCGGGAAACTG CCGATGCGCTTGTTTCGACTGGTCTTTCAAAGCTTGGATACACTTTTGTAAACATAG ATGATTGCTGGGCTGAGCTAAACCGTGACGATAAG GGCAATTTGGTAGCAAAGAAATCTACATTCCCTTCTGGAATCAAAGCTCTTGCAGATTATGTTCATAGCAAGGGTCTTAAGCTTGGAATTTATTCCGATGCAGG GTATTTCACTTGTAGCAAAAAGATGCCTGGTTCACTTGGTCATGAGTTTCAAGATGCCAAGACTTTTGCATCATGG GGTATTGATTATTTGAAGTATGACAATTGTAACCATGATGGATCAAAACCAACTGTTAG ATATCCTGTTATGACTCGAGCATTAATGAACGCTGGTCGTCCAATCTTCTTCTCTCTATGTGAATG GGGCGACATGCATCCGGCTTTATGGGGCACTCGAGTCGGAAATAGCTGGAGAACTACAAATGACATCACTGATTCATGGGAAAG TATGATTTCAAGGGCTGATATGAATGAAGTTTATGCTGATCTCGCAAAACCGGGCGGTTGGAATG ATCCTGATATGCTTGAGGTGGGAAATGGAGGAATGACAAAAGATGAATACATTGTTCATTTCAGTTTATGGGCCATTTCCAAG GCTCCTCTTCTTCTCGGTTGCGACGTTCGAAACATGTCTAAAGAGATTGTGGAGATAATCACAAACAAAGAAGTTATTGCAGTTAACCAAg ATTCGCTTGGTGTACAAGCCAAGAAGGTTAGGATGGAAGGTGATCAAGAG ATATGGGCAGGTCCTCTTTCAGGGTATAAGGTAGCTGTTGTGTTGCTTAATAGAGGGCCTCGGCGCAATGCCATCACAGCCAATTGGGATGACATTGGCATTCCCCAAAACAGTGTTGTTCAAGCAAGAGACCTTTGGGAG CACAAGACATTGAAGAAACTATTCGTGAATAAATTGAGTGCTACAGTGGATCCACATTCTTGTAAAATGTATGTCTTGAAGCCAGTAGATTGA